From Klebsiella electrica, the proteins below share one genomic window:
- the selD gene encoding selenide, water dikinase SelD yields the protein MSEQAIRLTQYSHGAGCGCKISPKVLETILKSDRAKFIDPNLLVGNETSDDAAVYDLGNGTSIISTTDFFMPIVDSPFDFGRIAATNAISDIFAMGGKPIMAIAILGWPINTLAPEIAREVVDGGRFACQQAGISLAGGHSIDAPEPIFGLAVTGVVPTERIKKNSTAEAGCKLYLTKPLGIGVLTTAEKKSLLKPEHQGLATETMCQMNLAGAAFATLGGVKAMTDVTGFGLLGHLSEVCRGAGVQALLNYADIPKLPGVEEYIAAGAVPGGTGRNFASYGHLMGDMPAAWRDLLCDPQTSGGLLLAVTPEAEGEARAVAEEFGIKLAAIGELVTARGGRPMIEIR from the coding sequence ATGAGCGAGCAAGCTATTCGTTTAACGCAATACAGCCACGGAGCCGGTTGTGGTTGTAAAATTTCCCCTAAAGTACTGGAAACGATCCTGAAGAGCGATCGGGCGAAGTTTATCGATCCGAACCTGCTGGTGGGGAATGAGACCAGCGATGATGCGGCGGTTTATGACCTGGGCAACGGGACGTCGATCATCAGCACCACCGACTTTTTTATGCCGATAGTCGACAGCCCGTTCGACTTTGGCCGTATCGCCGCCACCAACGCCATCAGCGACATTTTCGCGATGGGTGGAAAACCGATTATGGCGATTGCCATCCTTGGCTGGCCGATTAATACCCTGGCGCCGGAAATTGCCCGCGAAGTAGTGGACGGCGGGCGTTTTGCCTGCCAGCAGGCGGGCATCTCCCTGGCGGGCGGCCACTCGATTGACGCGCCGGAGCCGATTTTCGGTCTGGCGGTCACCGGCGTGGTGCCGACCGAGCGGATCAAGAAAAACAGCACCGCCGAGGCGGGCTGTAAACTCTATCTCACCAAGCCGTTAGGCATTGGCGTGCTGACCACCGCCGAGAAAAAATCGCTGCTCAAACCGGAGCACCAGGGGCTGGCGACGGAAACCATGTGCCAGATGAACCTCGCCGGCGCGGCCTTTGCCACCCTCGGCGGCGTAAAAGCGATGACCGACGTCACCGGCTTCGGCCTGCTGGGCCACCTGAGCGAAGTGTGCCGCGGCGCGGGTGTTCAGGCGCTGCTCAACTACGCGGATATCCCGAAACTGCCGGGCGTTGAAGAGTACATTGCGGCGGGCGCCGTTCCCGGTGGCACCGGGCGCAACTTTGCCAGCTACGGCCATCTGATGGGCGACATGCCGGCGGCGTGGCGCGATCTGCTGTGTGACCCGCAAACCTCCGGCGGTCTGCTGCTGGCGGTGACGCCGGAAGCCGAAGGCGAAGCGCGGGCCGTAGCCGAAGAGTTCGGGATTAAGCTTGCCGCCATCGGCGAGCTGGTGACCGCACGCGGCGGACGTCCTATGATCGAGATCCGTTGA
- a CDS encoding DNA topoisomerase III, with protein MRLFIAEKPSLGRAIADVLPKPHRKGDGYIECGNGQVVTWCIGHLLEQAQPDVYDGRYARWNLLDLPIVPEKWQLQPKPSVTKQLNVIKRLLGDAQEVIHAGDPDREGQLLVDEVLDYLQLAPEKRQQVQRCLINDLNPQAVERAISRLRANSEFIPLCVSALARARADWLYGINMTRAYTLLGRNAGYQGVLSVGRVQTPVLGLVVRRDEEIENFVAKDFFDVKAHIVTPKDERFVATWVPSDACEPYQDEEGRLLHRPLAEHVVARIEGQPARVTAYNDKRDSEPAPLPFSLSTLQIEAAKRFGFSAQNVLDICQKLYETHKLITYPRSDSRYLPEEHFAGRHAVLNAIAVHAADLLPQPAVDLEIRNRCWDDKKVDAHHAIIPTARSSQVKLSDNEEKVYGLIARQYLMQFCPDAVFRKCQIDLDIANGKFVAKARFLAEAGWRALLGNKERDEENDGTPLPVVAKDDELLCEKGEVVERQTQPPRYFTDATLLSAMTGIARFVQDKDLKKILRATDGLGTEATRAGIIELLFKRGFLVKKGRYIHSSDAGRALIHSLPEMAARPDMTAHWESVLTQISEKQCRYQDFMQPLVGTLYQLIEQARSTPVRQFRGIVAPGGGKKSFSKGKTKAKDKKPAADSAAEKP; from the coding sequence ATGCGGTTGTTTATTGCGGAAAAACCCAGTCTCGGCCGCGCCATCGCCGATGTGCTCCCTAAGCCGCATCGCAAAGGCGATGGTTATATTGAGTGCGGTAACGGGCAGGTGGTAACCTGGTGTATCGGCCATCTGCTCGAGCAGGCTCAGCCTGACGTCTATGACGGGCGCTATGCGCGCTGGAATCTGCTCGACCTGCCGATTGTGCCGGAAAAGTGGCAGCTGCAGCCCAAACCGTCGGTCACCAAACAGCTCAACGTCATCAAGCGTCTGCTGGGCGATGCGCAGGAGGTGATTCACGCCGGTGACCCGGACAGAGAGGGGCAACTGCTGGTCGACGAAGTTCTCGACTACCTGCAACTGGCGCCGGAAAAGCGCCAGCAGGTCCAGCGCTGCCTGATTAACGATCTCAACCCGCAGGCGGTGGAGCGGGCGATTTCTCGCCTGCGCGCCAACAGCGAGTTTATTCCGCTCTGCGTTTCGGCCCTGGCCCGCGCCCGTGCTGACTGGCTGTACGGGATTAACATGACCCGCGCCTATACGCTGCTCGGCCGCAATGCCGGCTACCAGGGCGTGCTGTCGGTCGGTCGGGTGCAGACGCCGGTGCTGGGGCTGGTGGTGCGGCGTGACGAAGAGATTGAGAACTTCGTCGCTAAAGATTTCTTTGACGTCAAGGCGCATATCGTGACGCCGAAGGATGAGCGTTTCGTCGCCACCTGGGTGCCGAGCGATGCCTGCGAGCCGTATCAGGATGAAGAGGGGCGTCTGCTGCATCGTCCGCTGGCTGAACATGTGGTGGCGCGTATTGAGGGCCAGCCGGCGCGGGTGACCGCCTACAACGATAAGCGGGATTCAGAACCGGCGCCGCTGCCATTTTCGCTTTCGACGTTGCAGATTGAGGCGGCGAAACGCTTTGGCTTTAGCGCGCAAAACGTGCTGGATATCTGTCAGAAACTGTATGAAACCCACAAGCTGATTACCTATCCACGTTCGGACAGCCGCTATCTGCCGGAAGAGCATTTTGCCGGTCGGCATGCGGTTCTCAATGCCATCGCGGTGCATGCGGCGGATCTGCTGCCGCAGCCGGCGGTGGATCTGGAAATCCGTAACCGCTGCTGGGACGATAAAAAAGTGGATGCGCACCATGCGATCATCCCGACCGCCCGTAGCAGCCAGGTGAAACTGTCCGATAACGAAGAGAAGGTGTATGGCCTGATTGCCCGTCAGTATCTGATGCAGTTCTGCCCGGATGCGGTCTTCCGCAAGTGCCAGATCGATCTTGATATTGCCAATGGCAAATTTGTCGCCAAAGCGCGTTTCCTCGCCGAAGCCGGCTGGCGCGCGCTGCTGGGTAACAAAGAACGGGACGAAGAGAACGACGGTACTCCGCTGCCGGTGGTGGCAAAAGACGACGAGCTGCTGTGTGAAAAGGGCGAAGTGGTGGAGCGACAAACTCAGCCGCCGCGCTATTTTACCGATGCAACGCTGCTGTCGGCGATGACCGGGATTGCCCGCTTTGTGCAGGATAAAGATCTGAAAAAGATTCTGCGTGCGACCGACGGTCTGGGGACGGAAGCGACCCGCGCCGGGATTATCGAGCTGCTGTTTAAGCGGGGCTTTTTAGTCAAAAAGGGCCGCTATATTCACTCCTCCGATGCCGGGCGTGCGCTGATTCACTCCCTGCCGGAGATGGCGGCCCGCCCGGACATGACCGCTCACTGGGAGTCGGTACTGACGCAAATTAGCGAGAAGCAGTGCCGCTATCAGGACTTTATGCAGCCGCTGGTCGGCACGCTTTACCAGCTGATTGAGCAGGCCAGGAGTACGCCGGTGCGTCAGTTCCGCGGCATTGTCGCGCCGGGCGGCGGTAAAAAGAGTTTCAGCAAAGGTAAAACCAAAGCGAAAGACAAGAAGCCTGCGGCGGACTCCGCTGCGGAAAAACCATAA